In Candidatus Defluviibacterium haderslevense, the following are encoded in one genomic region:
- a CDS encoding response regulator transcription factor has protein sequence MQSKIKLILVDDHLLVREGFKSLLTDMDFVELIGEAADGKQALQLLRNGLRPQIILMDVEMPVMGGLETTEIISKDYFGIKVIMLSMVNNKDIIQNCIEKGAKGYLFKNASMSELGDAIRKVADGGHYFSEEVTLTLLSKSTSFEDSALYQLSPREIEILKLVAGGYSSTEIGQQLFISPRTVDTHRNNIIQKLQVNGVAGLVRFAIKAKLV, from the coding sequence ATGCAATCCAAAATTAAATTAATTTTAGTTGATGATCATTTGTTAGTCAGAGAAGGGTTTAAATCTTTGCTTACTGATATGGATTTTGTAGAACTTATAGGAGAAGCTGCTGATGGAAAACAAGCTTTACAATTATTGCGTAATGGATTGAGGCCTCAAATTATATTGATGGATGTTGAAATGCCTGTAATGGGAGGACTTGAAACAACTGAGATTATTTCAAAAGATTATTTTGGTATTAAAGTCATCATGCTTTCTATGGTCAATAACAAAGATATCATCCAAAATTGTATAGAAAAAGGTGCCAAAGGATATTTATTTAAAAATGCATCAATGTCAGAACTTGGAGACGCTATTCGAAAAGTTGCAGATGGCGGTCATTATTTTTCTGAAGAAGTAACACTTACCTTACTTAGTAAATCAACTTCCTTTGAAGATTCAGCATTATATCAATTGTCTCCTCGGGAGATTGAAATTTTAAAACTCGTGGCTGGAGGGTATTCCAGCACAGAAATTGGACAACAATTATTTATCAGTCCAAGGACTGTCGATACCCATCGCAACAATATTATCCAAAAACTTCAGGTAAATGGGGTTGCAGGATTGGTTCGATTTGCCATTAAAGCTAAATTGGTGTAA
- a CDS encoding C1 family peptidase: MKNLLYFTLFLFIFSCKEEDVIDNGPGNNPYTFGWDGNDDASKVPSKVVFGNGNSNLPKSVDLTSKFPPIGDQGQYGTCVGWATAYNVKTAINGIDNNYSTNDLKDSRNQFSPKDLFVSIDNNLKGANCNGTGFDNALDLIQNRGVATLATVPYTNLGNCDKSQVQSSWTAEAASNKIKYYRKVDPKVNTIKEQLANNVPIILGAKLSDNFMSWNSDEVISSNTTYNNTGQHAYHALAILGYDDDKGPNGAFKVVNSWGQTWGSKGYIWVDYNFMVNDFQFNNNFYIAANEKGDGKKPDPNPGGSSADLAGWIFSDLSEYDNTGDPLARSTEFNIYNIGNSNISPATGWRIYYIYYNAYDADDYGVIFYDEFTQSIPSNTISCNGNNCKINYVVNSGKNLAEVLFGIGTLGIRQTYKMADITGDYYLLLLADGDDVIQEDDELNNLYYSSDEPIEFIDGYGELKSGPTQRTDSNKNFDFLNPLKATSSNIEQCKYHSAVNAKHRNAYTPEEIVQFVKYQKKSGQIDRMVKSLPKQNTKINAAK; this comes from the coding sequence ATGAAAAATTTACTTTACTTCACTTTATTCTTATTCATCTTTTCCTGTAAGGAAGAGGATGTTATTGATAACGGCCCTGGGAATAATCCATATACCTTTGGTTGGGATGGTAACGATGATGCTTCCAAAGTACCTTCAAAAGTTGTTTTTGGAAATGGTAATTCTAACCTACCAAAATCCGTTGATTTAACCAGCAAATTTCCTCCAATTGGAGATCAAGGGCAATATGGAACTTGTGTTGGTTGGGCTACTGCCTATAATGTTAAAACAGCGATTAATGGCATAGATAATAATTATTCAACTAATGACCTTAAAGATTCAAGAAATCAATTTAGTCCTAAGGATTTGTTTGTATCTATAGATAATAATCTAAAAGGCGCTAATTGTAATGGTACTGGTTTTGACAACGCTTTAGATCTCATACAAAACAGAGGAGTTGCTACATTAGCTACAGTTCCTTATACCAATTTAGGTAATTGTGATAAAAGTCAGGTGCAGTCATCTTGGACAGCAGAAGCTGCATCCAATAAAATAAAGTACTATAGAAAGGTAGATCCAAAAGTGAATACCATAAAGGAACAGCTGGCAAATAATGTCCCGATTATTTTAGGAGCGAAACTAAGTGATAATTTTATGTCTTGGAATTCAGATGAGGTGATCTCATCCAATACAACCTACAATAATACGGGTCAGCATGCCTATCATGCATTAGCTATTTTAGGTTATGATGACGACAAAGGTCCAAATGGTGCATTCAAAGTAGTGAATTCATGGGGACAAACATGGGGTAGCAAAGGGTATATTTGGGTCGATTATAATTTCATGGTTAATGATTTCCAGTTTAATAATAATTTTTACATAGCAGCAAATGAAAAAGGTGATGGCAAAAAACCAGATCCTAATCCAGGCGGTAGCAGTGCTGACCTTGCGGGTTGGATTTTTTCTGATCTATCAGAATATGATAACACCGGCGATCCTCTAGCCCGATCAACAGAATTCAATATTTATAATATTGGAAATTCTAATATATCTCCTGCAACAGGTTGGAGAATCTATTATATCTATTACAATGCGTATGATGCCGATGATTATGGTGTAATATTTTATGATGAGTTCACGCAGAGCATTCCAAGTAATACGATATCATGTAATGGAAATAATTGCAAAATTAATTATGTAGTCAATTCCGGAAAAAATCTGGCTGAAGTTCTCTTTGGTATTGGAACATTAGGTATTCGTCAGACCTATAAGATGGCTGATATTACAGGCGATTATTATTTGTTATTGTTAGCGGATGGAGATGATGTCATTCAGGAAGACGATGAATTGAATAATCTATATTATTCTTCTGATGAACCTATAGAATTTATTGATGGTTACGGAGAATTAAAATCTGGGCCAACACAAAGAACAGATTCCAATAAGAATTTTGACTTCCTAAATCCATTAAAGGCAACTTCATCAAATATTGAGCAATGCAAATATCATTCGGCTGTTAATGCCAAGCATAGAAATGCCTATACTCCTGAAGAAATTGTACAATTCGTTAAATATCAAAAGAAATCAGGTCAAATAGATCGAATGGTAAAAAGTCTTCCAAAGCAAAACACAAAAATTAATGCTGCTAAATAA